In Heliomicrobium gestii, a single genomic region encodes these proteins:
- a CDS encoding M15 family metallopeptidase: MKLKVKSVVLILTMLLCSLAPAFAYAADPYPKTSPTHGKFGQFKYKEASGGRIEIDPSWSKSNIVSVSLPGVNKTVSIHKNAKDALVKAFTTIKNDPALLKKVKTLDGTWVPRHISWDASKPLSEHSWGIAIDINASANPQGSKPTSDNKTLWEKAFKPAGFNWGGNFSGSDVDGMHFEMPY; this comes from the coding sequence ATGAAACTCAAGGTAAAATCGGTCGTTTTGATCCTCACGATGCTCCTTTGCTCCCTGGCGCCAGCCTTCGCCTATGCGGCAGACCCGTACCCGAAAACCAGCCCGACCCACGGCAAATTCGGTCAGTTCAAGTACAAGGAAGCGAGCGGCGGCAGGATCGAAATCGATCCATCCTGGAGCAAGAGCAACATCGTATCCGTCTCACTGCCCGGCGTGAACAAAACGGTAAGCATACATAAAAACGCGAAGGATGCCCTCGTCAAAGCCTTTACGACAATCAAAAACGATCCTGCGTTGCTGAAAAAAGTAAAAACCCTTGACGGCACCTGGGTGCCCCGTCACATCAGCTGGGATGCGAGCAAACCCTTAAGCGAACATTCCTGGGGGATCGCCATCGACATCAACGCGTCCGCAAACCCCCAAGGCAGCAAGCCCACCAGCGATAACAAAACGCTATGGGAAAAGGCATTTAAACCGGCGGGATTCAACTGGGGCGGCAACTTTTCCGGCAGTGACGTCGACGGCATGCACTTCGAAATGCCCTATTAA
- a CDS encoding BsuBI/PstI family type II restriction endonuclease, giving the protein MIVFVEVVATDGPISQQRKEALQQIAVDAGFKTRDLAFVTAFEDRQGDPAAGGCLCWP; this is encoded by the coding sequence TTGATCGTCTTCGTGGAAGTCGTGGCCACCGACGGCCCGATCAGCCAGCAGCGAAAAGAGGCGCTCCAGCAAATCGCCGTCGATGCCGGATTCAAGACGCGCGACTTGGCCTTTGTCACCGCTTTTGAAGACCGGCAGGGCGACCCAGCCGCAGGCGGATGCCTGTGCTGGCCTTGA
- the cmr6 gene encoding type III-B CRISPR module RAMP protein Cmr6 codes for MLPLYNGVEAPEAYTVGMNAGLWYDKFCNQWTVEYRKVQYWSMKSNSANKNPKVNWIKTVAQKSEGGVGNAKQIKEAIERQLTLVDSLSGCWQVMQTEWRFVTGLGRNHPVENGFAWHSTLGVPFLPGSSVKGLVRAWADSWQKQENSEQNERIFGQVGSAGSVIFFDALPLKTVKLQCDVMTPHYTDYYQDTSGKKSPADWYSPNPIPFLTVTKEQPFLFAVAPRFPKNEDSRNDAGQVIHWLTEALEWIGAGAKTAAGYGRFIHDDKKDREWNIWLKARQEKAKQAKQQEARAQMSPVRREMEDDGYSGNVDLFMAALTKKWLSRLDEEPQEKTRQEIAILLAEWYQVNKPDQWKKPKGKNEEKVKKIKKYRLKD; via the coding sequence ATGTTACCCTTGTATAACGGCGTTGAAGCGCCGGAAGCATACACAGTCGGTATGAATGCCGGCCTTTGGTATGATAAGTTTTGCAACCAATGGACTGTTGAATATAGAAAAGTCCAATATTGGTCGATGAAATCGAACAGCGCAAATAAAAACCCGAAGGTCAACTGGATTAAGACCGTTGCTCAAAAGAGTGAAGGCGGCGTTGGGAATGCGAAACAGATCAAGGAAGCAATCGAACGCCAATTGACCTTGGTGGATAGTTTGAGCGGTTGTTGGCAAGTGATGCAAACCGAATGGCGTTTTGTAACCGGGTTGGGCCGCAATCACCCTGTTGAAAACGGTTTTGCTTGGCACAGCACATTAGGGGTTCCTTTTTTGCCTGGTTCCTCCGTAAAAGGTCTCGTGCGTGCTTGGGCGGATTCTTGGCAGAAACAAGAAAACAGCGAGCAAAATGAGCGAATCTTTGGTCAAGTCGGGTCGGCAGGAAGTGTCATCTTTTTTGATGCCCTTCCGTTAAAAACGGTGAAGTTGCAATGCGATGTGATGACGCCCCACTATACGGATTACTACCAAGACACGAGCGGAAAGAAGAGCCCGGCGGACTGGTACAGCCCCAACCCGATCCCGTTTCTCACTGTCACCAAAGAGCAACCTTTTTTGTTTGCAGTGGCGCCCCGTTTTCCGAAAAATGAAGATAGCCGAAACGATGCAGGGCAGGTCATCCACTGGCTTACGGAGGCCCTTGAGTGGATCGGAGCTGGCGCCAAGACCGCCGCGGGCTACGGCAGGTTTATTCACGATGATAAGAAGGACAGAGAATGGAATATATGGCTGAAGGCGCGGCAAGAGAAAGCGAAACAGGCTAAGCAACAAGAAGCGCGTGCCCAAATGAGTCCGGTGCGTCGGGAGATGGAGGACGATGGCTACTCTGGAAATGTAGATTTGTTTATGGCTGCTCTAACGAAAAAGTGGCTCTCCCGCCTTGATGAGGAACCACAGGAAAAAACCAGGCAGGAGATAGCGATTCTTCTGGCAGAGTGGTATCAGGTCAACAAGCCTGACCAATGGAAAAAGCCTAAGGGTAAAAATGAAGAAAAGGTAAAAAAAATAAAAAAATACCGGCTGAAGGATTGA
- the cmr5 gene encoding type III-B CRISPR module-associated protein Cmr5, translating into MRENMQKMEQSNGGESGIAPAETNRTYIQRMAVDAFKKVKNLEESSSENKDTKDKYASYATSLPVTIITNGLGQAAATLLAAAKADVKEANNVQKANMKLYKDLEHWLCRDDSMAPYYTPQDETPDLMRKIVESDRNTYMRAQAEALAWLQWLKKFATAYLKQRG; encoded by the coding sequence ATGAGAGAGAACATGCAGAAAATGGAGCAAAGTAACGGGGGAGAATCGGGAATCGCACCTGCAGAAACAAATAGGACATACATACAGAGGATGGCCGTAGATGCCTTTAAGAAAGTAAAAAATCTGGAGGAATCATCATCAGAAAACAAGGACACGAAGGACAAATACGCCTCCTATGCAACCAGCCTACCGGTCACAATTATCACCAACGGGTTGGGTCAGGCGGCGGCGACCTTATTGGCGGCAGCAAAAGCAGACGTAAAAGAAGCCAACAATGTCCAGAAGGCTAACATGAAACTATATAAAGACCTAGAGCATTGGTTGTGCCGGGATGATTCGATGGCCCCTTATTATACGCCCCAGGATGAAACGCCCGATCTGATGAGAAAAATCGTTGAAAGTGACCGCAACACCTATATGCGCGCCCAGGCCGAAGCCCTCGCCTGGTTGCAATGGTTGAAAAAATTCGCCACGGCCTACCTGAAGCAACGGGGGTGA
- the cmr4 gene encoding type III-B CRISPR module RAMP protein Cmr4, producing MKNAIMGLLAETSLHPGAEQSTGVIDLPVAREVATGYPVLVGSSLKGALRNAVANQRIPDAKAVEELFGTGECAGSMAVTDARLLLLPVRSLTSHYKWVTCPYLLERFQRDQGLAGLGSSFAIPQPANSEAILYKGTSQTPLLLEEFSFKVNEAEQEISAIADALAPLIKHPSVQERLKSQLVVISDDEFHHFALYGLQVNARNQLETDTKKSNNLWYEETLPPDTLLYTLLLSRQEQRLERLKEIFDDHPYLQVGGNETIGQGWCAVSWLS from the coding sequence GTGAAAAACGCGATCATGGGCCTATTGGCCGAGACCAGTTTACATCCTGGCGCCGAACAGAGCACAGGCGTTATCGATCTGCCGGTGGCGAGGGAGGTCGCAACCGGGTACCCGGTGCTGGTGGGTTCCAGTCTGAAGGGCGCGCTACGGAATGCGGTGGCGAATCAACGAATCCCGGATGCGAAAGCCGTCGAAGAATTATTTGGAACAGGGGAATGCGCTGGCTCGATGGCGGTGACCGATGCCAGGTTGCTGCTGTTGCCGGTGCGCTCTTTGACTAGTCACTATAAATGGGTCACCTGTCCCTATCTGTTGGAACGGTTTCAACGGGATCAGGGGCTAGCGGGTCTAGGGTCATCCTTCGCTATTCCGCAGCCGGCAAATTCTGAGGCTATTTTATATAAAGGGACTTCCCAAACGCCGTTGCTGTTAGAAGAGTTTTCTTTTAAGGTCAATGAAGCGGAGCAGGAGATTTCTGCCATTGCCGACGCGCTTGCTCCCTTGATCAAACATCCGTCAGTGCAGGAGCGGTTAAAGAGCCAACTGGTCGTAATCAGTGATGATGAGTTTCATCATTTTGCCCTGTATGGATTGCAAGTCAACGCCCGCAACCAGTTGGAGACGGATACGAAAAAAAGCAACAACCTCTGGTATGAAGAGACACTGCCCCCAGACACTCTGCTGTACACCCTGCTTCTATCTCGTCAAGAACAAAGGCTCGAACGGCTGAAAGAGATCTTTGATGACCACCCCTATCTACAAGTGGGCGGCAATGAAACCATAGGTCAAGGCTGGTGCGCCGTATCCTGGTTGAGCTAG
- a CDS encoding type III-B CRISPR module-associated Cmr3 family protein gives MSSTKLWVLQALDTLFFRDGSPFNAGEGGFTSVSSTFPPMMSTLQGAVRTALAYGQGWRPEHGASFPRQLGDHQDIGELVLRGPYVQWRNRTLFPVPLSLMRSKDGQTVQYTRLEPGKESIHCDLGHKRLPQPVTRLRGAKVLEQAYIDREGLSSLLSEAYPTDGQIKEAGELWHSEYRVGIERDKDTRTAVDRKLYNAVHVRPGKEVAVTLLVSGIPDEWHAQVAPVFSLGGEGRLVHVTIMDERELLPSMPELEIKNGLVRFTIMLVTPAKFADVAATRDAIINGPPGVPGCCIAGCIGKVRQVGGWNLKNKKPRPLEPFLPAGSIWFYEAQAEEVALITALHGQLVGEKTNYGYGQVVVGKWGGSV, from the coding sequence GTGAGTTCGACAAAACTGTGGGTGCTCCAAGCACTGGATACCCTCTTTTTCAGAGATGGAAGTCCCTTCAACGCTGGCGAGGGCGGTTTCACCAGTGTATCCAGCACGTTTCCACCCATGATGAGCACGCTCCAGGGGGCGGTACGAACCGCCTTGGCCTATGGACAGGGATGGAGGCCAGAACATGGTGCAAGCTTTCCTAGGCAGTTGGGAGATCATCAAGACATCGGTGAACTGGTGCTTCGTGGACCCTATGTGCAGTGGCGCAATCGAACGCTCTTTCCGGTACCGCTTTCGCTGATGCGAAGCAAAGACGGTCAGACAGTCCAGTACACCCGCTTAGAGCCTGGAAAAGAATCGATTCACTGTGATCTGGGACATAAGCGTCTGCCGCAGCCTGTAACCCGGCTGAGGGGGGCAAAGGTCTTGGAGCAAGCCTATATAGACCGGGAAGGCCTGAGTTCTTTGCTGTCTGAAGCGTACCCGACAGATGGACAGATCAAAGAAGCGGGAGAATTGTGGCATTCCGAATACAGGGTTGGCATCGAGAGAGACAAAGATACTCGAACAGCTGTGGACAGGAAACTGTATAACGCGGTTCATGTGCGCCCGGGCAAAGAAGTCGCGGTGACCCTTTTGGTGTCCGGAATTCCCGATGAATGGCATGCGCAGGTTGCCCCTGTTTTTTCTTTAGGCGGGGAAGGGCGGTTGGTTCACGTAACCATCATGGACGAGCGAGAATTGTTACCGTCGATGCCGGAACTGGAGATAAAGAACGGTCTCGTGAGATTTACAATCATGCTGGTGACGCCGGCAAAATTTGCAGATGTCGCCGCGACAAGGGATGCGATCATCAACGGACCGCCGGGAGTTCCCGGATGTTGCATTGCCGGTTGTATCGGTAAGGTTCGGCAGGTGGGAGGCTGGAATCTGAAAAACAAGAAACCGCGCCCCCTGGAGCCGTTCTTGCCGGCAGGAAGCATCTGGTTTTATGAGGCTCAGGCAGAAGAAGTGGCCCTAATTACAGCATTGCACGGCCAACTGGTGGGGGAAAAAACGAACTACGGTTATGGACAGGTCGTTGTTGGAAAGTGGGGGGGATCGGTGTGA
- the cas10 gene encoding type III-B CRISPR-associated protein Cas10/Cmr2: MRKQGRQLHFTLGPVQGFVAQARRTKDLWSGSFLLSYLAGQAMYAVIKAGGAILFPSVQDQDRITDPLLSAIAAFEEKSATIEGCSIGSIPNRFKAEIPPDFSPLQCEEAVLAAWRRLAQAVWDSYVCEAARSGKETEAIWKRQVEHFWDMAWVVSEEDGNDLLDRRKNWRSHVPPPEEGDKCISMGNWQEISGFVRCSERHAQDHFWAEIKEKVSDLNLRSDERLCAIAMIKRMFPEVAVQAIGWPVPLTYPSTTYLAAVHWMEDIMKTQPQQATEFATAATRKGLTVSSDKLPGNIDCLRRLVDANPRLRGFAALNGNHFFEDTLLNDRLWSDGTRMQRFELRTGLVELYKQNEGDSKPNPYYAVLLMDGDSLGGLLQGEGQGKETATVISRALARFSSNVEATVRRHNGVLLYAGGDDVLALLPLEDALGAAVELRQRYLAAFRETAFPDHKTTISASIVYAHCNAALKTVLNRAHYMLDEVAKEETGRDSLAVNVWRASGPGIQWSAPWTQIVTGPKNLIDDMVEQFVGQAGADRHFNSAFFYNMQERYEELFNQTTGDDAFKAADQAKILAAEYLKNRDREAKDIKIDELMERMDTLLKICRRFRRRVSKDASEPPEIVYSGFSADGALLVRFLAEKGVCR, from the coding sequence ATGAGAAAACAAGGGCGGCAACTGCACTTTACCCTGGGTCCCGTTCAAGGGTTTGTGGCTCAGGCAAGGCGCACAAAAGACCTATGGAGCGGTTCTTTTTTGCTCTCTTACCTGGCGGGACAAGCAATGTATGCTGTTATCAAGGCCGGGGGCGCCATCCTCTTCCCCAGTGTTCAGGATCAAGACCGCATTACCGATCCCCTGTTGAGCGCTATTGCGGCCTTTGAAGAGAAATCGGCAACGATTGAGGGTTGCAGCATTGGATCTATTCCGAACCGTTTTAAGGCGGAGATCCCTCCGGATTTTTCACCTCTTCAGTGCGAGGAAGCGGTTTTAGCCGCCTGGAGAAGGCTGGCTCAAGCTGTTTGGGACAGCTATGTATGTGAAGCGGCGCGATCCGGAAAAGAAACAGAAGCCATCTGGAAAAGGCAAGTGGAACACTTCTGGGATATGGCTTGGGTGGTAAGTGAAGAAGACGGCAATGATCTGCTTGATCGGAGAAAGAACTGGCGCAGCCACGTGCCGCCGCCGGAAGAAGGCGACAAATGCATCAGCATGGGCAATTGGCAGGAGATCTCTGGATTTGTCCGATGCAGTGAAAGACACGCTCAAGACCATTTCTGGGCCGAAATAAAGGAAAAGGTATCGGATCTCAACCTGCGTTCCGACGAACGCTTGTGTGCCATCGCTATGATCAAACGCATGTTTCCGGAAGTTGCAGTGCAGGCCATCGGCTGGCCCGTTCCGCTGACATATCCCTCCACGACCTATTTGGCCGCCGTTCACTGGATGGAAGACATCATGAAAACCCAACCGCAACAAGCAACCGAGTTTGCGACAGCGGCAACACGGAAGGGATTGACCGTGTCCTCCGACAAATTGCCTGGGAACATCGACTGTCTCAGGCGACTCGTCGATGCCAATCCCCGGTTGCGCGGTTTTGCTGCCCTAAACGGAAATCACTTCTTCGAGGACACCTTGTTGAATGACCGCCTTTGGTCTGACGGCACAAGGATGCAACGATTCGAGTTGCGCACAGGGCTAGTTGAACTGTATAAGCAAAACGAAGGCGACAGTAAACCGAACCCCTATTATGCTGTGTTGCTGATGGACGGCGATTCCCTCGGCGGTCTGTTGCAGGGTGAAGGGCAGGGCAAAGAGACGGCAACCGTGATCAGCCGCGCCTTGGCTCGATTTAGCAGTAATGTAGAGGCTACCGTGAGACGGCATAACGGTGTTTTGCTCTACGCCGGAGGTGACGATGTGCTTGCATTGTTGCCCCTGGAGGATGCCCTGGGCGCAGCCGTGGAATTGCGTCAAAGGTACCTCGCAGCCTTTCGAGAAACGGCATTTCCTGACCATAAAACCACTATCTCCGCCAGCATCGTCTATGCCCATTGCAATGCAGCGCTGAAGACGGTGCTGAACCGGGCCCATTATATGCTCGATGAAGTAGCCAAAGAAGAGACCGGACGAGATAGCCTGGCCGTCAATGTCTGGCGTGCCAGCGGTCCCGGCATTCAATGGTCTGCGCCTTGGACGCAGATTGTGACAGGCCCCAAAAACCTCATAGACGATATGGTTGAACAGTTTGTCGGACAGGCAGGCGCGGACCGGCATTTCAATAGCGCCTTCTTTTACAACATGCAAGAACGATACGAGGAGCTATTCAATCAAACCACTGGAGATGATGCGTTTAAGGCAGCGGATCAAGCAAAAATACTGGCGGCGGAGTACCTGAAAAACCGGGATCGTGAGGCTAAGGATATTAAAATCGATGAACTTATGGAACGGATGGACACTTTATTGAAAATCTGTCGGCGCTTTCGCCGCAGGGTAAGCAAGGATGCGAGTGAGCCGCCGGAAATTGTGTACAGTGGTTTCTCGGCTGACGGGGCGCTTTTGGTGCGCTTCCTGGCGGAAAAGGGGGTGTGCCGGTGA
- the cmr1 gene encoding type III-B CRISPR module RAMP protein Cmr1 — translation MNRFEATYRITTPMFIAGADIDTAELRPPSVKGALRFWFRGLALSNSNFWQDIKYREARLFGSTDFGQAGFLMKLSFETDTEDNTEKRGTTWSHGVGIRYLGYGLNQPKQGGSNSRPYLKEGIVFTVTLLIKKNKTENKNVSDEDIQLIRKSLIALGLFGGLGSRSRRGFGSLSLEKLLHNDESVWQPPTNEHELKARILEILPSAKLSSVLPEYTAFSRHSRIFIVKNDLDVKHNSDVKNDSGSLKLLNYIGKKLMDYRSNRLSGPSKTGSAVGGKPVRRFIADCQCVLRGDKPPERVAFGLPHNYWFPKSEYKVDVNAERHDRRASPLFIHIHRLTAKLYVAVVILMPARFLPDDEKIKINDKAVPLSPDVERYQVVRDFMDRFPDRLEVIEQ, via the coding sequence ATGAATAGGTTTGAGGCTACCTACAGAATAACAACACCGATGTTTATAGCAGGAGCTGACATAGATACGGCGGAACTCCGACCCCCATCCGTTAAGGGAGCATTACGCTTCTGGTTCCGGGGGTTGGCGCTTTCAAATTCAAACTTTTGGCAGGATATTAAGTACAGAGAAGCTAGGCTTTTTGGCAGTACTGACTTTGGACAAGCCGGATTTCTGATGAAGCTTAGTTTTGAGACGGATACAGAAGATAACACAGAAAAACGGGGTACGACTTGGTCCCATGGAGTGGGCATAAGATATCTGGGTTATGGTTTGAACCAGCCAAAACAAGGAGGCAGTAACAGCCGTCCGTACTTAAAGGAAGGGATTGTTTTCACAGTCACCCTACTGATAAAGAAAAATAAAACAGAAAACAAGAACGTGTCAGACGAAGATATCCAATTGATTCGCAAGTCTTTGATCGCTCTGGGCCTCTTTGGAGGTCTGGGTTCCCGCTCGCGTCGGGGATTTGGTTCCCTAAGCCTGGAAAAGCTCTTACACAATGATGAGAGCGTTTGGCAACCACCAACCAACGAACACGAACTCAAAGCAAGAATTCTAGAAATCCTTCCGAGTGCTAAACTGTCATCGGTATTACCTGAATATACTGCCTTTTCTCGACATAGTCGCATTTTCATTGTAAAAAATGATTTAGATGTAAAACATAATTCAGATGTGAAAAATGATTCAGGCTCACTTAAACTCTTAAATTACATAGGCAAAAAATTGATGGATTATCGTAGCAATCGCCTAAGTGGGCCAAGCAAAACTGGTTCTGCTGTCGGCGGGAAACCGGTCCGGCGTTTTATAGCTGACTGTCAATGTGTATTGAGGGGAGATAAACCCCCTGAGCGTGTGGCTTTTGGCTTGCCGCATAATTATTGGTTTCCTAAGAGTGAGTATAAAGTAGATGTAAACGCCGAAAGACACGATCGCCGGGCAAGCCCGCTCTTCATCCACATACACCGATTGACCGCCAAGTTGTATGTGGCTGTCGTCATATTAATGCCGGCTCGTTTTCTCCCGGACGATGAAAAAATAAAAATCAATGATAAGGCTGTTCCACTCAGCCCCGATGTAGAGCGTTATCAAGTAGTGCGGGATTTTATGGATCGGTTTCCTGACCGGCTAGAGGTGATCGAACAATGA
- a CDS encoding RNA repair transcriptional activator RtcR family protein, which produces MRILLSCVGNRDPLNREDNSEGPLVTIFAETHPDVVFLFPTDRQPENREGTINHIDTVVAHLQSIAEVRGMHIETRIYPLSVEDPTDYHALLLEMRRVVALAQSEVHAENPEYIVNISSGTPQMQSCWLLLLNSGNLVAEPFQSIAPKYATQRTRVVDTTFLEEENIIQRVRELTRLFSYGFAAQELSRLTQFARYHERSRHASYLSILLEAYHAWDLLLYEEAQSKLDTCLVDVEKYPDLANYADLIRQQKRTLSILVNCQKRKQHQRSPEYGRDEMFTLLTDLYHSMMRRHEERRYGDALARFWRIYEEAIFYGLKAKGIDPVSFRNSPDKRRLQLIRQKLPNLRDDKLQLMDAERVLLAISVDFKQRLESVRIRRAGGNTLVLKDALDYLRVLRNESSVAHGLRFVNFEDSELATKSLLEVLAVFFHPRMQRESIQTEISEYSFGLLKMRTFLEEILTRLR; this is translated from the coding sequence ATGAGAATCCTGCTTTCCTGTGTTGGCAACCGTGATCCGTTGAATCGGGAAGATAACAGCGAGGGGCCACTGGTTACTATTTTCGCAGAGACCCATCCCGATGTGGTGTTTTTGTTCCCTACGGATCGCCAACCGGAAAACCGTGAGGGAACGATTAACCATATTGATACAGTTGTGGCCCACTTACAATCAATCGCCGAAGTGCGGGGTATGCATATAGAGACGCGGATTTATCCGTTATCTGTGGAAGACCCTACGGATTACCATGCGCTCCTGCTTGAGATGAGGCGCGTAGTAGCATTGGCTCAGTCGGAAGTGCACGCTGAAAATCCGGAGTACATCGTCAATATATCTTCTGGAACGCCGCAGATGCAAAGTTGTTGGCTGTTGCTCTTGAACAGCGGCAATCTTGTTGCAGAACCGTTTCAAAGCATAGCCCCAAAATACGCAACTCAGAGAACGAGGGTTGTTGATACCACTTTCTTGGAAGAGGAGAACATTATTCAGCGAGTTCGTGAACTGACCCGCCTTTTTTCTTACGGATTTGCAGCCCAGGAATTATCCCGGTTGACACAATTCGCCCGGTATCATGAACGGAGTCGGCATGCCAGCTATTTGTCCATTCTTTTGGAAGCTTATCACGCATGGGACTTGTTGTTGTACGAAGAAGCGCAGTCAAAGCTCGATACTTGCCTTGTTGATGTAGAGAAATATCCGGACTTAGCGAATTATGCAGACCTCATTCGACAGCAGAAACGAACGCTTTCTATTTTAGTCAATTGTCAGAAACGAAAACAGCATCAACGTTCTCCTGAATACGGCCGGGATGAAATGTTCACCCTCTTAACTGACCTGTATCACAGCATGATGAGGCGTCATGAGGAAAGACGGTACGGAGACGCCCTTGCCCGTTTTTGGCGCATTTATGAAGAAGCCATCTTTTACGGGCTTAAGGCGAAGGGGATTGACCCAGTTTCCTTCCGCAATAGCCCGGATAAGCGTAGACTCCAATTGATTAGGCAAAAGTTGCCGAACCTAAGGGACGATAAATTACAACTGATGGATGCGGAAAGGGTTTTACTGGCTATTAGCGTTGACTTCAAACAAAGGCTGGAGAGTGTGCGGATTCGTAGAGCCGGTGGGAATACGTTGGTGTTGAAGGATGCGCTTGATTACTTGCGAGTTCTCCGTAATGAATCTAGCGTTGCTCATGGATTACGCTTTGTCAATTTTGAAGACAGTGAATTAGCTACCAAGAGTCTTTTAGAAGTACTCGCTGTATTTTTTCATCCTAGAATGCAGCGGGAGTCCATCCAAACGGAGATTAGTGAGTATTCATTCGGTTTGTTAAAGATGAGGACATTTCTGGAGGAGATACTCACACGTTTGCGATAA
- the csm4 gene encoding type III-A CRISPR-associated RAMP protein Csm4, with amino-acid sequence MRTYVARLMPESSVISPWHSDTLFGQICWMIRLCESEAVLNDFLDEYRAGTAPFVISSGFPNDLLPKPMLWMRQPSTGDVSKKEGITQAREGKRLRAIEFLNETEFLRVIRGEAIDHLSDSKVPGKAMEVFHNQINRLTDTTAGSGQLYSRDETFYEKESDISIYLKINETWVAPLKRWLELLGQTGFGKRRSVGKGFFRLKEFEPYDKFDNVPNPNAVIYLSNCVPATDDPVDGRYRLAQKYGKLGNAYAACDNPFKHPFIYLQPGAAFRISGVVKPYYGRMIANIAPAKKEVVQYGLAFAVPAVFR; translated from the coding sequence ATGCGTACTTATGTGGCGCGATTGATGCCGGAAAGCAGCGTCATATCTCCTTGGCATTCGGATACCTTGTTTGGACAGATCTGCTGGATGATTCGTCTTTGCGAGAGCGAGGCCGTACTCAACGATTTTCTGGATGAATACCGGGCTGGAACTGCCCCTTTCGTCATCAGCAGCGGTTTTCCAAACGATCTTTTGCCCAAGCCTATGCTTTGGATGCGCCAGCCATCGACCGGAGACGTATCTAAAAAAGAGGGTATCACACAGGCCCGCGAGGGTAAGCGGCTTCGGGCGATAGAATTTCTGAATGAAACGGAGTTTCTGCGCGTGATCCGGGGTGAGGCCATTGATCACCTCTCCGACTCGAAAGTTCCGGGTAAAGCCATGGAAGTGTTTCATAATCAGATTAACCGGCTGACCGATACCACCGCAGGAAGCGGTCAACTGTACAGTCGAGATGAAACCTTTTATGAAAAGGAAAGCGACATCAGCATCTATCTAAAGATAAACGAAACCTGGGTGGCGCCGCTCAAACGGTGGCTGGAGTTGTTAGGGCAAACCGGATTCGGCAAGCGCCGGAGTGTTGGCAAGGGCTTTTTCCGGCTGAAGGAATTTGAGCCCTATGATAAATTCGACAACGTGCCCAACCCCAACGCGGTTATCTATCTTTCCAACTGTGTTCCGGCGACGGATGATCCTGTCGATGGCAGGTACCGTCTGGCGCAAAAGTATGGAAAGCTGGGCAATGCCTATGCCGCTTGCGACAACCCATTTAAACACCCCTTTATCTACCTCCAGCCTGGGGCTGCCTTCCGTATCAGTGGTGTTGTCAAACCCTATTACGGTCGAATGATCGCCAACATCGCGCCCGCGAAAAAAGAAGTGGTTCAGTACGGGCTGGCCTTTGCCGTGCCCGCTGTGTTTCGATAG
- the csm3 gene encoding type III-A CRISPR-associated RAMP protein Csm3, with the protein MKLERIAVIRGVILCKSGLRIGGSNDEIEIGGVELPVIKHPWTREPYIPGSSLKGKMRSGLEKKLGRYDVQAGEPCGCGSSNCPVCVIFGTHKSKSTSAAGPTRIIVRDCPFTEKQQELYNEMLTKGQPFLETKTENMIDRNSGKAKHPRPVERVPAGAEFQMEIALQFYNMDLGREETLINHVKQALLMVQNTYLGGFGSRGSGQVEFKDLTLDGQAFMLND; encoded by the coding sequence ATGAAACTAGAGAGGATTGCGGTCATTCGGGGCGTCATCCTTTGCAAATCAGGCTTGCGGATCGGCGGTTCGAACGATGAAATTGAAATCGGCGGTGTTGAGCTGCCCGTCATCAAACACCCCTGGACACGGGAGCCCTACATACCCGGCAGCAGTCTAAAAGGGAAGATGCGTTCCGGCTTGGAAAAAAAGCTGGGGAGATATGATGTGCAAGCGGGAGAGCCCTGCGGCTGCGGAAGTTCCAACTGCCCTGTCTGTGTCATATTCGGAACCCATAAGAGCAAATCCACCAGTGCCGCCGGACCGACACGGATCATCGTTAGAGACTGCCCCTTTACGGAAAAACAGCAGGAGTTATATAACGAAATGCTCACCAAAGGTCAACCTTTTTTGGAAACCAAAACGGAAAACATGATCGATCGAAACTCTGGCAAAGCAAAACACCCCAGACCGGTGGAGCGTGTGCCGGCTGGGGCGGAGTTTCAAATGGAGATTGCGCTGCAGTTTTACAACATGGATTTGGGCAGGGAAGAAACGCTCATCAATCATGTAAAACAAGCCCTCTTGATGGTCCAAAACACCTATCTCGGCGGATTTGGCAGCCGTGGTTCTGGTCAGGTAGAATTCAAGGATTTGACCTTGGATGGACAAGCCTTTATGTTGAATGACTAG